One segment of Candidatus Melainabacteria bacterium DNA contains the following:
- a CDS encoding glycosyltransferase family 9 protein, which yields MKAHTDLLACRKILVIRYRFIGDTILTVPFLRNLRYSFPDAHIDVLVGPQSGEVLQGCPFVNKFITFDTTRFHKYDKGEGEAKSFWSYAKELRKEKYDLVFVLKRSWSSAFLALLTGARHRIGYATEGRQILLTQGIPWHKDIHEVDSTLEVLSGANLPIQDRFLDAWISEEEDNAISRKAPELARSKTKVLIHAAAAHPDKMYPIDRWAEVMKLLGAQIDCDFYFSGAEQDYLLYEDLQHLAGIKGFNLAGKLSLRESMALYRRMNVSLCVDSGPAHLSAAVGVPTLALFGPTDPERWRPYGDSHLALFNPDLTCRPCNYNKTCNNRECLTEFSPAKIVEKTMLVMQTRLNFTPGNAQTVQNETVG from the coding sequence ATGAAAGCACATACAGACTTGCTGGCTTGCAGAAAAATACTGGTGATCCGCTATCGTTTCATTGGCGATACCATTTTGACAGTGCCGTTTTTACGCAACCTCAGATATTCGTTTCCCGACGCACATATCGACGTTCTGGTAGGTCCTCAAAGCGGCGAAGTTCTGCAAGGATGTCCGTTCGTAAATAAGTTCATTACTTTTGACACGACGCGTTTCCATAAATACGACAAAGGCGAAGGCGAAGCGAAAAGCTTCTGGTCATACGCAAAAGAGTTGCGCAAAGAAAAATATGATCTAGTGTTTGTACTGAAACGCTCATGGTCATCAGCCTTTCTGGCACTTTTGACGGGAGCCAGGCATCGCATCGGGTACGCAACCGAGGGGCGCCAGATTTTGCTCACTCAAGGTATTCCCTGGCATAAAGACATTCATGAAGTCGATTCAACATTGGAAGTGCTGAGCGGAGCCAACCTGCCAATTCAGGATCGCTTTCTCGATGCCTGGATCAGCGAAGAAGAAGATAATGCCATTTCGAGAAAAGCTCCGGAATTAGCCCGAAGCAAAACGAAAGTCCTTATCCACGCAGCTGCTGCGCATCCGGACAAGATGTATCCAATCGATCGCTGGGCAGAAGTAATGAAACTGCTAGGCGCTCAAATTGACTGCGATTTCTACTTCTCTGGTGCAGAACAAGACTATCTGCTCTACGAAGATCTGCAGCATTTAGCCGGAATCAAAGGATTCAATCTAGCCGGTAAATTATCTCTACGCGAAAGTATGGCGCTCTACAGACGCATGAACGTATCCTTGTGCGTCGACTCGGGACCAGCACATTTGAGCGCTGCCGTCGGAGTACCGACACTAGCCTTATTCGGTCCCACAGATCCCGAACGGTGGCGACCCTACGGTGACAGTCACCTGGCCCTGTTTAATCCCGATTTGACTTGCCGCCCATGCAATTACAACAAAACATGCAACAACCGAGAATGCTTGACTGAATTCAGCCCTGCCAAAATTGTTGAAAAAACAATGTTGGTAATGCAGACCAGACTGAATTTCACTCCAGGCAACGCCCAAACCGTTCAAAACGAAACTGTCGGTTAA
- the recF gene encoding DNA replication/repair protein RecF codes for MRVKKVTLTNFRNYDYASVDLQDGRNVLIGENAQGKTNFLEAIEIIALGRSTRAQQDADLIKAEADSARIEVVFESNGAEVTASFALARSDKPRTKGVERQIKINGLTIGSARSLRGRLVMVSFKSSDLNLLRGGPKFRRDWIDDILITLRPTYQETLSKYGKSVAQRNRLLKQIFEKGKASVEDQNQLKVWDEQTARIGAAIIKQRLYLLNELLPKAERHQQHISGKRELLTAEYVFRAQESRDTEDGNTAEQPRGVAAKDIIDQPEAELVQTLIRLMKERRYEEIARKQTLCGPHRDDIKFALNGADAVEFASQGQQRSLVLACKLAELERVQENLCEPPILLLDDVLAELDLNRQGLLMSQVQTETQTLITTTHVTGFKPEWVAGAHFLAVKEGSIEPTSEAASIQLT; via the coding sequence GTGCGAGTCAAAAAAGTCACTCTGACAAACTTCAGAAATTACGATTACGCCTCCGTTGACCTGCAGGACGGCAGAAACGTTCTCATAGGCGAAAATGCTCAAGGTAAAACCAACTTTCTGGAAGCTATCGAAATTATTGCGTTAGGGCGCTCAACCCGCGCGCAACAAGATGCCGACTTGATCAAAGCAGAAGCTGACAGTGCCCGCATCGAGGTTGTTTTTGAAAGCAACGGTGCCGAAGTAACAGCATCATTTGCCCTGGCTCGCAGTGACAAACCCAGAACCAAAGGCGTCGAGCGCCAGATAAAAATCAATGGTCTGACTATCGGCTCAGCCAGGTCTTTACGTGGCCGACTGGTGATGGTCAGTTTTAAAAGTTCGGATCTGAATTTGCTCCGGGGTGGTCCTAAATTTCGTCGCGATTGGATCGATGACATTCTCATCACTCTGCGCCCGACTTACCAGGAAACACTCTCCAAATACGGCAAGAGTGTAGCTCAGCGAAATCGGCTGCTCAAGCAAATTTTCGAAAAAGGGAAAGCCAGCGTCGAGGACCAGAACCAACTGAAAGTATGGGACGAACAAACGGCAAGAATCGGCGCCGCAATCATCAAACAGAGACTTTATCTGCTCAACGAATTACTGCCAAAGGCCGAAAGGCACCAACAACATATCTCGGGTAAGCGTGAGCTGTTAACAGCAGAGTATGTATTCCGCGCCCAAGAATCACGTGACACAGAAGATGGAAACACAGCCGAGCAGCCTCGGGGAGTTGCCGCAAAAGACATTATCGATCAACCTGAGGCTGAACTGGTGCAGACGCTGATCAGACTAATGAAGGAACGGCGCTACGAAGAAATAGCACGGAAACAGACATTGTGCGGTCCCCATCGTGACGATATCAAATTCGCCTTGAATGGAGCAGATGCAGTTGAATTCGCCAGTCAGGGTCAACAACGCAGCCTGGTGCTCGCTTGCAAACTGGCCGAGCTCGAACGGGTGCAGGAAAATTTGTGCGAGCCTCCGATTTTACTGCTGGATGATGTACTGGCTGAACTCGACTTGAACAGGCAAGGTTTGCTGATGTCACAGGTTCAGACAGAAACGCAGACTTTAATTACCACGACTCACGTGACCGGGTTCAAGCCAGAATGGGTAGCGGGGGCACATTTTCTGGCAGTCAAAGAAGGCTCTATCGAGCCAACCAGCGAAGCAGCGAGCATCCAGCTCACTTAG
- the gyrB gene encoding DNA topoisomerase (ATP-hydrolyzing) subunit B — translation MPNKQDSSAGTSIVTEDNSEKEEKENKPSTATGTDAADYSADTISVLEGLEAVRKRPGMYIGSTGPRGLHHLVWEIVDNSVDEALAGFCKVIDVTINEDNSVTVQDDGRGIPTGIVEKTGKSGVETVFTVLHAGAKFGGGGYKVSGGLHGVGASVVNALSERLEAEIHRDGQAYKQAYNRGEPDGGLQTLGPSDRRGTKVTFWPDDQIFHDVNEDNELVKIVMDWDVVITRLREMAFLNKGLKITVTDKRGENLHQEFHYEGGIASYVEYINDTRDVLHKPPIYFEQEQNNVVVECAMQWTETFTESIYTFVNNIKTGDGGTHLTGFRNALTRIINDYARKQNLIKENDANFTGEDVREGLTAIISVKVSEPQFEGQTKERLGNREVQGITQSVVSERLADWLELNPNPAKKIIQKALQARLAREAAQNAKKAIRRQSALENSSLPGKLSDCSDRDPSNCEIYLVEGDSAGGSAKTGRNRHFQAILPLRGKILNVERVQPGRIYENTEIQAMIQALGLVVKEDDEEGGKTAGLLRPNAENLDLSKLRYHKIIIMTDADVDGSHIRTLLLTFFFRYARPLVNNGYVYIAQPPLFKVTKGKRVEYCYNEHKLEAVLAEMGEKAEIQRFKGLGEMQAEQLWDTTMNPETRTLRQVTVADASEADHVVDLLMGEAVQPRKDFIMNHAHEVQHLDV, via the coding sequence ATGCCGAACAAACAAGATTCATCAGCAGGTACTTCAATAGTGACTGAAGATAATTCAGAAAAAGAAGAAAAAGAGAACAAACCATCCACGGCGACGGGTACCGATGCCGCTGACTACAGTGCCGATACCATCTCTGTGCTGGAGGGGCTCGAAGCAGTTCGCAAGCGTCCTGGCATGTACATCGGAAGCACTGGACCGCGCGGACTACATCACCTTGTCTGGGAAATTGTCGACAACTCTGTAGATGAAGCGCTGGCTGGATTTTGTAAAGTCATTGATGTAACCATCAATGAAGATAACTCTGTTACCGTCCAGGACGACGGTCGGGGTATTCCAACCGGTATTGTTGAAAAAACTGGTAAGAGCGGTGTGGAAACTGTTTTCACAGTCTTGCACGCGGGCGCCAAATTTGGCGGCGGCGGTTACAAAGTCTCAGGCGGTTTGCACGGGGTCGGTGCCTCTGTTGTGAATGCTCTTTCCGAGCGTCTGGAGGCGGAAATCCATCGCGATGGACAGGCCTACAAGCAGGCCTACAATCGGGGCGAGCCTGATGGTGGATTGCAAACTCTAGGACCCTCCGATCGACGCGGTACGAAAGTTACTTTCTGGCCTGACGATCAGATCTTTCATGACGTCAACGAAGACAATGAACTCGTCAAGATCGTGATGGATTGGGATGTTGTCATTACGCGTTTGCGAGAAATGGCCTTCCTCAATAAAGGTCTGAAAATCACTGTTACAGATAAGCGTGGTGAGAATCTGCATCAGGAATTTCACTACGAGGGTGGAATTGCAAGCTACGTTGAGTACATCAACGACACTCGTGATGTATTGCACAAGCCGCCCATTTATTTCGAGCAAGAGCAGAACAATGTCGTTGTCGAGTGTGCAATGCAGTGGACAGAGACGTTTACTGAGTCGATCTACACTTTCGTCAACAACATCAAAACCGGTGATGGTGGCACTCACTTGACTGGTTTCAGAAATGCCTTGACGAGAATTATCAACGATTACGCTCGTAAGCAGAATCTGATCAAGGAAAATGATGCCAACTTCACAGGCGAAGATGTGCGTGAAGGTTTGACTGCAATTATCAGCGTCAAAGTTTCAGAGCCTCAGTTCGAAGGTCAGACTAAAGAGCGTCTGGGAAACCGCGAAGTGCAGGGTATTACCCAGTCGGTGGTTTCTGAGCGTCTGGCCGATTGGTTGGAATTGAATCCCAATCCAGCCAAAAAGATTATTCAGAAAGCTTTGCAGGCAAGATTAGCTCGTGAAGCTGCGCAGAACGCCAAGAAGGCAATTCGACGTCAGTCTGCCCTGGAGAACTCTTCTCTGCCTGGCAAGCTCTCAGATTGCTCCGATCGTGATCCTTCCAATTGCGAAATTTATCTGGTAGAAGGTGACTCCGCCGGTGGTAGCGCTAAGACAGGAAGGAACCGTCACTTCCAGGCTATTTTGCCTTTGCGCGGCAAAATCTTGAACGTGGAAAGAGTACAGCCCGGTCGCATCTATGAAAACACTGAAATTCAGGCGATGATTCAAGCGCTCGGTCTGGTCGTCAAAGAAGATGATGAAGAGGGCGGCAAAACTGCAGGTTTGCTCAGACCAAATGCCGAAAATCTAGATCTGAGTAAGCTGCGCTATCACAAAATCATCATCATGACAGACGCAGATGTTGACGGCAGCCATATTCGCACTCTACTGCTGACGTTCTTCTTCCGCTATGCCCGTCCGTTGGTCAACAACGGTTATGTCTACATTGCACAACCGCCGCTGTTCAAAGTAACTAAAGGTAAGCGCGTCGAATACTGCTACAACGAGCATAAACTCGAGGCTGTATTGGCCGAGATGGGAGAGAAAGCCGAGATTCAGCGATTCAAAGGTCTCGGTGAGATGCAGGCGGAACAGTTGTGGGATACAACAATGAATCCTGAAACCAGAACACTTCGACAAGTGACTGTCGCTGATGCTTCTGAAGCAGATCACGTCGTAGACTTGCTTATGGGTGAAGCTGTTCAACCGCGCAAAGACTTCATTATGAATCACGCGCACGAAGTGCAGCATTTAGACGTTTAG
- a CDS encoding bifunctional riboflavin kinase/FAD synthetase codes for MSGLKYCGAKPGLSVISQQGIAVETFYEATPGLLKKSAIALGFFDGVHHGHQVVIGKAVEEAKRLGVTAGVVTFKDHPRSLTRGAAPLLLTMIEQRLELFERLGVEATLVLSFTEDLCRLSPREYVENILVGSMGAKSISVGYNHHFGKDREGDASLLGTMGKQLDFCVFAAPMVLIDGEDCSSSRIRELVSGCKVEEATRVLSRPYALIGEVVRGEGRGRKLGFPTANMAINEYQLVPGRGVYAGVARLADGRKLPSVINVGFRPTFKPQPGVSESGGAALLVEVHILDFDENLYNSTIQVDFNAHLRSEQKFDGVDALRAQIAADCNIARALLNQSNDGMTKDKLPA; via the coding sequence ATCTCTGGGCTAAAATACTGTGGCGCGAAGCCCGGTCTAAGCGTTATCAGCCAACAGGGAATTGCCGTGGAAACCTTTTACGAAGCCACACCAGGTCTCTTGAAGAAATCAGCGATAGCGCTCGGATTCTTCGATGGTGTGCATCATGGACATCAAGTTGTCATTGGAAAGGCCGTTGAAGAAGCTAAACGTCTCGGCGTCACAGCCGGCGTCGTCACCTTCAAAGATCACCCGCGCTCTCTGACAAGAGGTGCTGCGCCTCTCCTTTTGACGATGATAGAGCAACGCCTGGAGCTCTTTGAGCGTCTCGGTGTAGAGGCAACGCTAGTTCTATCGTTCACAGAAGATCTCTGCCGCCTGAGCCCCAGGGAGTATGTCGAAAACATATTGGTCGGCTCGATGGGTGCCAAATCGATATCGGTCGGCTATAACCATCACTTCGGCAAAGACCGAGAAGGCGACGCATCATTGCTCGGGACAATGGGAAAACAACTGGACTTCTGTGTTTTTGCCGCCCCGATGGTGCTGATCGATGGCGAAGATTGCTCGAGCTCACGCATCAGAGAACTTGTCTCCGGTTGCAAAGTCGAAGAGGCTACCCGGGTCTTGTCTCGTCCATACGCACTGATTGGTGAAGTCGTCAGAGGTGAAGGAAGAGGACGGAAGTTAGGCTTTCCAACAGCCAATATGGCAATCAACGAATATCAACTTGTGCCTGGACGCGGTGTCTATGCTGGAGTGGCACGACTGGCAGACGGACGCAAATTGCCGTCTGTAATAAATGTCGGCTTCAGACCGACCTTCAAACCTCAGCCGGGTGTAAGCGAATCAGGCGGAGCAGCGCTTCTTGTTGAAGTACACATACTGGATTTCGACGAGAATCTGTATAACTCGACCATTCAAGTTGACTTCAACGCCCACTTACGCAGTGAGCAAAAGTTCGATGGGGTGGATGCTTTGCGCGCCCAGATCGCTGCCGATTGCAATATCGCTCGGGCCTTGCTCAACCAGTCAAACGACGGGATGACCAAAGACAAATTGCCTGCATAG
- a CDS encoding serine/threonine protein kinase translates to MSAEIKPMNDKVCLECNRQFTGIVAACPHDGTLLVNVVQDPLLGTTLAGNYEIQEVIGHGGMGVVYKARHALMDRIVAIKMLQAQLISDSMSVKRFQQESQSASRISHPNVITVYDFGISPSGQPFIVMDYLQGTSLADIIKEEGQVGVERSIKILSQACDALDHAHKMGVIHRDVKPTNFVLINYDEEKDFVKVVDFGVAKLMNSTPDGQRLTQAGEVCGSPVYMSPEQCTGGELDQRSDIYSMGIVIYETLTGKLPILGKTMVDTMSKHISEMPPTFAQARPDLYIPERLEQVVFKALAKDPNDRHQTMDELRIELENAIPRPGRSQVLRSAPGDSRTPGELIAEALKNTSMKVWAVVLAVVVAGGLGVLQLRKTTNTQNPPALQQSVTPGAGTASTQTTPNAVAGQTPNNAAQTTPDGTAPRNSASTTGPTTAVTPPAQPADPTAQKSPNPAETALKSHQAKRGGKTETDDGSTDVAVSPATPGHRRAYSTTNIVDMMQSASSDKPKKHKKARAIAASTESRPATKSDPWASLRHSYDH, encoded by the coding sequence GTGTCCGCCGAAATCAAACCGATGAATGACAAAGTATGCCTGGAATGCAATCGGCAGTTCACGGGTATAGTCGCAGCCTGCCCACATGACGGCACTCTGCTCGTCAATGTTGTCCAGGATCCTCTCCTGGGCACGACTCTGGCCGGCAATTACGAGATTCAGGAAGTGATCGGTCACGGTGGCATGGGCGTAGTCTATAAGGCACGCCACGCCCTCATGGATCGCATCGTCGCCATTAAGATGTTGCAGGCTCAGTTGATTTCAGATTCAATGAGCGTAAAGCGATTCCAGCAAGAGTCGCAATCGGCAAGCAGAATCAGCCACCCGAATGTTATTACGGTTTACGACTTCGGCATCAGCCCAAGTGGTCAACCGTTTATCGTCATGGACTATCTGCAAGGCACCTCACTGGCCGACATAATCAAAGAAGAAGGTCAAGTAGGTGTAGAGCGAAGCATCAAAATTCTCTCTCAAGCTTGTGACGCGCTGGACCACGCGCACAAGATGGGTGTCATCCACAGAGACGTTAAACCGACAAACTTCGTACTGATCAATTACGACGAAGAAAAGGATTTTGTCAAAGTAGTCGACTTCGGTGTGGCTAAATTGATGAACTCTACCCCCGACGGGCAGAGGTTGACGCAGGCCGGCGAAGTCTGTGGCAGTCCGGTCTACATGAGCCCAGAGCAGTGCACGGGCGGTGAGCTCGACCAGCGCTCGGATATCTATTCGATGGGTATCGTCATCTACGAAACGCTGACCGGGAAGTTGCCAATTCTCGGAAAAACCATGGTCGATACCATGTCTAAGCACATCAGCGAGATGCCACCAACATTTGCTCAAGCCCGTCCCGACCTGTACATCCCGGAACGACTGGAACAGGTCGTATTCAAAGCACTGGCCAAAGATCCAAACGATCGCCATCAGACTATGGATGAATTGCGCATCGAACTGGAGAACGCCATTCCGCGACCGGGAAGGAGTCAGGTATTAAGATCAGCGCCCGGCGATAGCAGAACTCCCGGTGAACTGATAGCGGAAGCGCTTAAAAACACTTCGATGAAAGTTTGGGCAGTAGTTCTGGCTGTCGTTGTCGCAGGCGGTCTGGGTGTACTTCAGCTGCGAAAAACAACAAACACTCAGAATCCACCAGCTTTACAGCAATCAGTCACTCCCGGCGCCGGCACAGCTTCCACCCAGACGACACCAAATGCAGTCGCCGGACAAACACCCAACAATGCAGCACAAACAACTCCTGATGGTACAGCGCCGAGAAATTCGGCTTCAACAACTGGTCCCACGACTGCCGTGACACCACCTGCACAGCCCGCAGATCCGACTGCGCAAAAGTCACCCAACCCGGCTGAGACGGCACTCAAGTCGCACCAGGCGAAGCGTGGTGGCAAAACAGAAACAGATGACGGTTCGACTGATGTTGCGGTATCGCCCGCGACACCAGGACATCGAAGAGCATACAGCACCACCAATATCGTTGACATGATGCAA
- a CDS encoding CDP-alcohol phosphatidyltransferase family protein — MINVANVLTVARVVLALGTVSLLFMPGEQVRWTAFVLTIFVIWADGLDGYFARKLKQTSKLGGVLDIAGDRAVELVYWIVFSVLGWIPVWIPILFVVRGTFVDAMRSHAAEDGFTAFGVNTMMQSKVGKFLVASNFSRFSYAIAKAVAFCLMIAAHTEAGSVTMVPAIASFCVYFSAAFCVVRGLPVFFEGDNIFIFKPKVDDPKVATADSKSESSESIK, encoded by the coding sequence GTGATCAATGTAGCAAATGTACTCACGGTAGCAAGAGTCGTACTGGCTCTGGGCACCGTGAGTTTGCTATTCATGCCTGGCGAACAGGTGCGATGGACTGCATTTGTCCTCACGATTTTCGTCATTTGGGCTGACGGGCTGGATGGATACTTTGCTAGAAAACTCAAGCAAACGTCAAAATTGGGCGGTGTTCTGGATATCGCCGGTGACAGAGCTGTTGAACTGGTCTACTGGATTGTTTTTTCCGTGCTCGGTTGGATTCCCGTGTGGATACCAATTCTGTTCGTTGTGCGCGGCACTTTTGTCGATGCGATGCGCAGTCATGCCGCCGAAGACGGGTTCACAGCATTCGGCGTCAACACTATGATGCAAAGCAAGGTGGGCAAGTTTTTAGTTGCCTCGAACTTCAGCCGCTTCAGTTACGCCATTGCCAAAGCTGTTGCCTTCTGTCTCATGATAGCGGCGCACACCGAAGCGGGAAGCGTGACAATGGTGCCCGCGATTGCTAGCTTCTGCGTTTATTTTTCTGCCGCTTTCTGTGTTGTTCGGGGCTTACCCGTTTTTTTTGAAGGCGACAATATTTTCATCTTCAAGCCAAAAGTTGATGATCCAAAAGTTGCGACCGCAGATTCAAAGTCAGAATCGTCCGAATCAATTAAGTAG